In a genomic window of Pedobacter sp. KBS0701:
- a CDS encoding response regulator yields MKILIVEDDDDKRVQITKFASEEIHSNYVEAKSLQSAVKCVIQERFDLILLDMTMTTFDISKGHQGGRPQSYAGKELLLQMVRRGINFPVIVITQFDVFEPKGEKITLEQLDRDLLEQFPEIYLGAVHFNVKYDDWREKVKQIINYNKLKNV; encoded by the coding sequence ATGAAGATATTAATAGTTGAAGATGACGATGATAAGCGGGTGCAGATAACAAAATTCGCATCTGAGGAAATCCATTCGAACTATGTTGAGGCTAAATCACTTCAAAGTGCCGTAAAATGTGTTATCCAAGAACGTTTTGACCTTATCCTTCTAGATATGACGATGACAACTTTCGATATTTCAAAGGGCCACCAAGGTGGGCGTCCCCAATCCTATGCAGGAAAGGAACTTTTACTGCAGATGGTAAGGCGTGGAATCAATTTTCCCGTAATAGTGATAACACAATTCGATGTTTTTGAACCTAAAGGTGAAAAAATAACACTAGAGCAACTTGATCGCGATCTGTTAGAGCAGTTTCCTGAAATTTATTTAGGAGCTGTCCACTTCAACGTCAAGTATGATGACTGGCGTGAGAAGGTAAAACAGATTATAAATTATAATAAACTAAAAAATGTTTAA
- a CDS encoding JAB domain-containing protein — translation MENLSFKVAEIEISYRPALKMAELPQITSSRGANEVLMDRWDDGRLELVEEFKVILLNRRGRVLGVVNVSQGGFSGTVADPKVIFAVALKACASAIILAHNHPSGELSPSDADLALTRKLKSGGDILGISVHDHLIVSRYGFYSFLDEGMM, via the coding sequence ATGGAAAATTTAAGTTTTAAAGTAGCAGAGATTGAGATCAGTTACCGTCCGGCATTGAAAATGGCAGAGTTGCCACAGATTACTTCTTCTAGGGGAGCGAATGAGGTTTTGATGGACCGTTGGGATGATGGAAGGCTGGAGCTTGTCGAAGAGTTTAAAGTGATTTTGCTCAACAGGAGAGGTAGGGTATTGGGTGTGGTGAATGTCTCACAAGGCGGGTTTTCGGGAACGGTTGCTGATCCCAAGGTGATCTTTGCGGTAGCGCTCAAGGCCTGTGCGAGTGCAATTATATTGGCACATAATCATCCAAGTGGGGAATTGTCTCCGAGTGATGCTGACCTCGCTTTAACCAGGAAACTGAAGTCTGGTGGGGATATCTTGGGGATTAGTGTGCATGACCATCTGATTGTTTCCAGGTACGGGTTTTATAGTTTTTTAGATGAGGGGATGATGTAA
- a CDS encoding DUF805 domain-containing protein yields MFKAPLSFYGRIRRTEFALTQILYMITYFFVLVFENNKAVGSWIVIILLLPIYLLISQGAKRCHDLGRSGWWQLVPFYGLMMFFAAGDFGPNQYGDNPKGEGNADYDEFGYDFKTGKMMGAEGSEPSQALREIKPD; encoded by the coding sequence ATGTTCAAAGCCCCCCTTTCTTTTTATGGCAGGATCCGTCGTACGGAATTTGCCTTAACCCAGATTCTCTATATGATTACCTACTTTTTTGTTCTGGTTTTTGAGAACAATAAGGCAGTTGGCAGCTGGATCGTGATTATTTTACTTCTGCCTATTTATCTGTTGATTTCTCAGGGTGCAAAACGCTGCCATGATCTGGGTAGATCAGGTTGGTGGCAGTTGGTCCCTTTTTACGGACTGATGATGTTTTTTGCTGCAGGTGATTTTGGCCCCAATCAGTATGGCGATAATCCAAAAGGAGAGGGTAATGCGGATTATGATGAATTCGGGTATGACTTTAAGACGGGTAAAATGATGGGTGCGGAAGGGAGCGAGCCGTCGCAGGCTTTGCGTGAGATAAAACCAGATTAA
- a CDS encoding helix-turn-helix domain-containing protein: MSSNITVERICEHCGKTFLAKTTVTKYCSLNCNRRHYKQKIRNLKISASNEQTLSTRTKAINDQPAEFLTVKQAARLLHCSERIIYQQIKNARIKAIQFSERKTLIKRKHLDKAFKKVDFQPIQPAERTKNPAMVYCISMTEAQQHFGISEKALYDLVKRNDLEVFSNGK, from the coding sequence ATGAGTAGCAATATAACAGTTGAGCGAATCTGCGAACACTGCGGTAAGACATTCTTGGCGAAGACTACGGTCACTAAGTACTGCAGCCTGAACTGTAACAGGAGGCACTACAAACAAAAAATCCGAAATCTAAAGATTTCTGCCAGCAATGAACAAACGCTTAGTACCCGTACAAAAGCGATCAATGACCAGCCCGCAGAGTTCCTTACGGTGAAACAGGCTGCGCGCCTGCTTCATTGCAGTGAGAGGATTATTTATCAGCAGATCAAGAATGCCAGGATTAAAGCAATCCAGTTCAGCGAACGGAAAACACTAATCAAAAGGAAGCATCTGGATAAGGCATTTAAAAAGGTCGATTTTCAGCCAATCCAACCTGCTGAAAGAACTAAAAACCCTGCGATGGTTTACTGCATAAGTATGACTGAGGCCCAACAGCATTTTGGTATATCAGAAAAAGCACTTTATGACCTGGTCAAACGGAATGATCTTGAAGTATTCTCTAACGGAAAATAA
- a CDS encoding response regulator, protein MFKILIVEDEPQKIKSVYRLLEKVIELDTDNDVIDVMDSNEAKKLMKTAHFDMLILDIAIPLKKSGELDPLGGVKLLDEILQRESIYKIPTHIIGLSAKSDSFEAANEKFGKDTLTIIKYEQNSDDWETSLLSGIQHRVTSKQKQQYTQQNYSYDAAIICALGEELKANLENGWSWKIIDALSHDDTIYHEATVPGNPAKKVIAAHAMRMGIPATTTLATKMVYDFRPRVMIMTGIMAGVSSKTNLGDTILGNPIWDWGSGKWTTEINDNAKISSSVFQIEPFQYKPDTRTVKYSSLIEMDKNFFFEIRNRFKGTKPDYDIKLLAGPIASGASVLANKSKFNEILEQNRKLLGIEMEGYGLMCAADSVAAPKPTALCIKTVVDFGDKGKSDDFHDFGCYASAMIAKKILEDHFFKENK, encoded by the coding sequence ATGTTTAAGATACTTATTGTTGAAGATGAGCCGCAAAAAATTAAATCTGTATACAGGCTACTAGAAAAAGTTATAGAGCTTGATACGGATAATGATGTAATTGATGTGATGGATTCCAATGAGGCTAAAAAACTTATGAAGACTGCACATTTTGATATGCTCATTCTTGACATCGCCATTCCACTGAAAAAATCCGGGGAATTAGACCCTTTGGGTGGAGTAAAGCTATTAGATGAAATTCTACAACGGGAAAGCATATACAAAATCCCAACACACATCATCGGACTTTCCGCAAAGTCGGATTCTTTTGAAGCAGCCAATGAGAAATTCGGAAAGGACACTCTTACAATCATAAAGTACGAACAGAATTCTGATGACTGGGAGACTTCGCTATTGAGTGGGATTCAACATAGAGTGACTTCAAAACAGAAACAACAGTATACACAACAGAATTATAGTTATGATGCAGCCATTATCTGCGCACTGGGAGAGGAACTAAAGGCCAATCTTGAAAACGGATGGTCATGGAAAATTATTGATGCCCTTTCCCATGACGATACAATTTATCATGAGGCAACTGTACCGGGAAATCCAGCGAAAAAAGTGATTGCTGCGCACGCTATGCGTATGGGAATACCAGCTACTACTACTCTGGCAACGAAGATGGTCTATGATTTTCGACCAAGAGTTATGATCATGACCGGAATTATGGCAGGCGTCTCCAGCAAGACAAATCTGGGGGACACAATTTTAGGAAATCCAATCTGGGACTGGGGCAGTGGCAAATGGACAACTGAAATAAATGATAATGCCAAAATTTCATCAAGCGTTTTCCAAATCGAACCCTTTCAGTATAAACCAGACACACGAACAGTCAAGTATTCATCGCTAATCGAAATGGATAAGAATTTTTTCTTTGAAATTAGAAACAGATTCAAAGGGACCAAACCAGACTATGACATAAAGTTATTGGCCGGCCCCATTGCCTCGGGAGCATCAGTGCTTGCTAACAAGTCCAAATTCAATGAAATTTTGGAACAGAATAGAAAACTTCTTGGAATTGAAATGGAAGGTTATGGATTGATGTGTGCAGCTGATTCTGTTGCAGCGCCAAAGCCAACCGCACTGTGCATAAAGACCGTTGTAGATTTTGGAGATAAGGGAAAATCTGATGACTTTCACGATTTTGGATGTTATGCTTCGGCGATGATTGCAAAAAAAATACTCGAAGATCACTTTTTTAAAGAAAATAAGTAA
- a CDS encoding BfmA/BtgA family mobilization protein translates to MENLNAIKYTRVTGDKLQKISHALGRPKRTVFAQMVDYFYRNKKDPTDLNDELLKVALAKGHKSYMAFIRAQEDLLLVPIKQGVDKMITNQKDIVKFFNEQVLNANKTLVKNQELFLKTAQDNDRLIKLIAQKMESRENLKIKILQLLNIYIKAREELGTFKTREKEELAELTRKQIESL, encoded by the coding sequence ATGGAAAACCTGAATGCCATAAAATATACCAGGGTCACGGGTGATAAACTGCAAAAAATCAGCCATGCACTTGGCCGCCCCAAACGGACGGTTTTCGCGCAGATGGTGGATTATTTCTACCGGAATAAAAAGGATCCGACTGACCTGAACGACGAACTGTTAAAGGTTGCGCTTGCCAAGGGGCATAAAAGTTATATGGCTTTTATCCGCGCGCAGGAAGACTTATTGTTGGTTCCGATCAAGCAGGGTGTAGATAAGATGATTACCAATCAAAAGGATATCGTCAAATTCTTCAATGAGCAGGTGCTTAATGCCAATAAAACCCTGGTTAAAAACCAGGAGCTGTTTTTGAAAACAGCTCAGGATAATGATCGGCTGATCAAGCTCATCGCGCAGAAAATGGAATCGCGGGAAAATTTGAAGATTAAGATATTACAGCTATTAAACATTTATATCAAAGCACGTGAAGAACTGGGCACGTTTAAAACCAGGGAAAAGGAAGAACTGGCAGAACTGACGCGTAAACAGATCGAAAGTCTATAG
- a CDS encoding outer membrane lipoprotein-sorting protein has protein sequence MNFPKIISILLLSAFGSVTLRAQEAAKPDPTVIVKDCIEAMGGETFLRSITTLYTDIKTETEGREVNYITREMLPNKGSFKIVYKGRTVFQNWFDGKKAFETVNGAVKKADLAEFKDKFDRKNIFNELDWIRPELWTLKFLNEEKLGLKDCYKIKATRKSGLVELLYFDKETKLLQRDDKVEDVNKNSFSTTIYLNYQKYSGLTFASEMKIGNKNSLQALNVVELKINSDVSETDFKP, from the coding sequence ATGAACTTTCCCAAAATAATATCAATTCTGTTGCTATCCGCTTTTGGCAGCGTTACGCTTCGGGCCCAGGAGGCCGCGAAGCCGGATCCCACAGTCATCGTAAAAGATTGCATTGAGGCAATGGGTGGAGAAACCTTTCTCCGTAGTATTACAACATTGTACACTGATATCAAGACAGAAACGGAGGGTAGGGAGGTCAATTACATTACAAGGGAAATGTTGCCAAATAAGGGTAGTTTTAAGATTGTATACAAAGGCAGAACTGTATTTCAAAACTGGTTTGATGGGAAAAAGGCTTTTGAAACCGTTAATGGTGCGGTTAAAAAAGCCGATCTTGCTGAGTTTAAAGACAAGTTTGATAGAAAAAATATTTTTAATGAACTTGACTGGATCAGGCCGGAACTCTGGACCCTTAAATTTCTGAATGAGGAAAAACTGGGGCTAAAGGACTGTTACAAAATTAAGGCAACCCGGAAAAGTGGGTTGGTTGAGCTGTTGTATTTTGACAAGGAAACCAAATTGCTGCAGCGTGATGATAAGGTTGAAGATGTAAACAAAAACAGCTTTTCCACAACAATTTACCTGAATTATCAAAAGTATTCAGGCCTGACCTTCGCATCCGAAATGAAAATAGGGAACAAGAACAGTTTGCAGGCCCTGAACGTTGTGGAGCTGAAGATCAATTCAGACGTAAGCGAAACAGATTTTAAACCTTAG